The window GGAGTCCGTCGAACCCCACTATGCAGGAGCGGGGATGAAATCACTCAGGAACACAAATCCCTTGCGACGGAGGTGTTTATTCCTCACCTTCCAGTTGTCGTTCCGCCTCTTGCGCTTGAGCTTCATGCAGCGTAGGCGCATCCGTGTCCAGCGGTCCAGTGTGCGAAACAGATCCCCGCAGTTGGAGAACGGCGTGGCGAAGTAGTTCGCCGTGCCGCGCACGACCTGGTTGAGCTCCGTGACGACCCGGGCGTCGAAGTTGTGGGAGCGTCGAGTCACCTCCCGGACCTTGTCTTTGAATCTCTCCACCGACTTGGGGCGCATGCGCACCGTCTTCGACCGGATGTCGAAGCCGAGGAACGAGAACCCTCGGGCGAACCGTGTCACCACGGTCTTCTCCGGGCTCAACGTGAGACCCAGACGCCCGGTGAGCAGTTGCCCGACCGCCGCCAACGCCTCTTGCACCTGGCGCTCGGAGCGGCACAGGACCACGAAGTCATCGGCGTAGCGCACGAAGCGCAGGCCGAGGTCGTGCAGGTGCCAGTCCAGCTTGTTCAGCACGATGTTCGCCAGCAAAGGGGAAAC is drawn from bacterium and contains these coding sequences:
- the ltrA gene encoding group II intron reverse transcriptase/maturase, whose protein sequence is MFEAALDQNLDVLMRDLKRGTFVPKPLRRVFIPKGRKGTRPLGIPVVRDRVAQEVLRRLLNPLFERRFHDDSYGFRSGRNCHQAVERVLELRQQGYTYVLDADIKGFFDNIPHRVIMAGLTEVVADGNILGLVEKFLTAGVMEGGVFKPTTVGTPQGGVVSPLLANIVLNKLDWHLHDLGLRFVRYADDFVVLCRSERQVQEALAAVGQLLTGRLGLTLSPEKTVVTRFARGFSFLGFDIRSKTVRMRPKSVERFKDKVREVTRRSHNFDARVVTELNQVVRGTANYFATPFSNCGDLFRTLDRWTRMRLRCMKLKRKRRNDNWKVRNKHLRRKGFVFLSDFIPAPA